From Acidipropionibacterium acidipropionici, one genomic window encodes:
- a CDS encoding glycosyltransferase has translation MTRLRIAQLANFVGPVSGGMKVAIDHLGKGYVQAGHDRILVIPGARDDIAETENGIVVQVAAPKVSKEYRMIATPWRALRILDRFRPTSIESSDKWTLSPAAGWAGRRGIGSVLFSHERLDDMLSLLLRRQFGVEAAVGALNRHLSKAFDAVVVTSDYSAGEFADTGARLYKVPLGVDLETFTPEARDPGLPTPAADGVLRLCYVGRMSHEKSPQLAVAAAVELHRRGVPFRLDMYGVGPDMEAMRRQAGDAPVVFNGFVDSRAEVARRFAIADISMSVCPAETFGLAVLEALACGTPVVTSDRGGAHELVDETSGESGSPDAIGLADAVERLAARLGPDLRLAARARAEKYTWQASVDRMLDLHTMLAETVPSKPYWKTALRDRVEGHRGTTDPLAPTDHHADSHQGKDLT, from the coding sequence GTGACCAGACTTCGCATCGCCCAGCTCGCCAACTTCGTCGGGCCGGTGTCCGGTGGCATGAAGGTGGCCATCGATCACCTCGGCAAGGGATACGTTCAGGCCGGTCACGACCGCATTCTGGTGATTCCCGGCGCCCGCGACGACATCGCCGAGACCGAGAACGGCATCGTCGTCCAGGTGGCCGCTCCCAAGGTGTCCAAGGAGTACCGGATGATCGCCACTCCGTGGCGGGCGCTACGGATCCTCGACCGCTTCCGTCCCACCTCGATCGAGTCCTCCGACAAATGGACCCTCAGCCCCGCGGCGGGATGGGCCGGACGCCGCGGCATCGGCTCGGTGCTGTTCAGCCATGAGCGCCTCGACGACATGCTGTCCCTTCTGCTGCGCCGGCAGTTCGGCGTCGAGGCGGCCGTCGGAGCCCTCAACAGGCACCTGTCCAAGGCCTTCGACGCCGTTGTCGTGACCTCCGACTACTCGGCCGGGGAGTTCGCCGACACCGGGGCCCGGCTGTACAAGGTGCCTCTGGGCGTCGATCTGGAGACCTTCACGCCCGAGGCGCGGGATCCCGGCCTGCCCACCCCGGCCGCCGACGGCGTCCTGAGGCTGTGCTACGTCGGCCGGATGTCGCACGAGAAGAGTCCCCAGCTGGCCGTGGCGGCCGCCGTCGAACTCCACCGGCGCGGTGTCCCCTTCCGCCTCGACATGTACGGCGTCGGCCCGGACATGGAGGCGATGCGCCGCCAGGCCGGCGACGCCCCGGTCGTCTTCAACGGATTCGTGGACTCCCGGGCCGAGGTCGCCCGGAGGTTCGCCATCGCTGACATCTCGATGTCGGTGTGCCCCGCCGAAACCTTCGGCCTGGCCGTCCTGGAGGCCCTCGCATGCGGCACGCCGGTGGTCACCTCCGATCGCGGCGGCGCCCACGAACTGGTCGATGAGACCTCGGGGGAGTCCGGGAGCCCCGATGCGATCGGACTGGCCGACGCCGTCGAGAGACTGGCGGCCAGACTCGGCCCCGACCTGCGCCTGGCAGCCCGCGCCCGCGCCGAGAAGTACACCTGGCAGGCCTCGGTGGACAGGATGCTGGACCTTCACACCATGCTCGCCGAGACCGTCCCCTCCAAGCCCTACTGGAAGACCGCACTGCGTGACCGGGTCGAGGGACACCGCGGCACCACCGACCCGCTCGCCCCGACGGACCACCACGCCGATTCCCACCAGGGGAAGGACCTGACATGA
- the rpsK gene encoding 30S ribosomal protein S11: MATAGRKGAPKAKVRRKEKKNVVAGQAHIKSTFNNTIIAITDPAGQVIAWASAGTVGFKGSRKSTPFAAQMAAEAAGRRAMEHGLKRVDVFVKGPGSGRETAIRSLGAIGLEIGPISDVTPVPHNGCRPPKRRRV; this comes from the coding sequence ATGGCTACTGCAGGCCGAAAGGGCGCCCCCAAGGCAAAGGTGCGCCGCAAGGAGAAGAAGAACGTCGTCGCCGGCCAGGCGCACATCAAGAGCACGTTCAACAACACGATCATCGCCATCACCGACCCCGCCGGTCAGGTGATCGCGTGGGCCTCCGCCGGCACCGTCGGCTTCAAGGGCTCCCGCAAGTCCACCCCGTTCGCCGCCCAGATGGCCGCTGAGGCCGCCGGACGCCGTGCCATGGAGCACGGGCTGAAGCGGGTCGACGTCTTCGTCAAGGGGCCCGGATCGGGCCGCGAGACCGCCATCCGTTCGCTCGGGGCCATCGGCCTGGAGATCGGCCCGATCTCCGACGTCACCCCCGTTCCGCACAACGGATGCCGCCCGCCGAAGCGCCGCCGCGTCTGA
- a CDS encoding endonuclease domain-containing protein, which translates to MKTFSIPPHLSPGGVVSTRVLRRAGYSYRDIRLLHLSGDLPEHLREGWWATSGADTDVVSAVRAGGVLTCVSALARLGVYRPLNDDCLHVRASRGRVEGNTLKNCSPGRRPAPVVAVDHPLVAARAAIGCLDVENAVAVLDSMVNLHIVTAAELGEALADTARGRDLLRRRGLADSGQESLVRVRLRALGLTVRSQIHITGVGKVDLVVGERLVVEVDSKAHHTRLENYRNDRRRDRALVAMGYRVLRITWEEVMFGWEEVEQQILAIVRRGDHRWPRNRPGTGRGGARVAG; encoded by the coding sequence ATGAAGACCTTCTCCATCCCACCTCACCTGTCTCCGGGCGGGGTCGTCTCGACCAGGGTTCTGCGACGCGCCGGCTACTCCTACCGTGACATCCGGCTGCTTCACCTCTCCGGGGACCTTCCCGAGCACCTCAGGGAGGGCTGGTGGGCGACATCGGGGGCCGATACTGACGTCGTCTCGGCCGTGCGGGCGGGCGGCGTGCTCACCTGCGTCTCCGCCCTGGCGCGACTGGGCGTGTACAGGCCGCTGAACGACGACTGCCTTCATGTGCGTGCGAGCAGGGGGCGCGTGGAAGGAAACACGCTCAAGAACTGCTCGCCGGGCCGTCGACCGGCCCCTGTGGTGGCCGTCGACCACCCTCTGGTGGCGGCGCGGGCCGCCATCGGCTGTCTGGACGTCGAGAACGCCGTGGCGGTCCTCGACTCGATGGTCAACCTGCACATCGTCACCGCGGCCGAGCTGGGTGAGGCCCTGGCCGACACCGCCCGGGGACGAGACCTGCTGAGACGGCGCGGCCTCGCCGACTCCGGACAGGAGTCGCTGGTGCGGGTGAGACTGAGGGCCCTGGGCCTGACGGTGCGCTCCCAGATCCACATCACCGGGGTCGGCAAGGTGGACCTGGTGGTGGGCGAGCGGCTCGTGGTGGAGGTGGACTCGAAGGCGCATCACACCCGGCTCGAGAACTACCGCAACGACCGGCGCAGGGACCGGGCGCTGGTGGCCATGGGATACCGGGTGCTCCGCATCACCTGGGAGGAGGTGATGTTCGGGTGGGAGGAGGTGGAGCAGCAGATCCTGGCGATCGTGCGCCGGGGCGATCACCGGTGGCCGCGCAATCGTCCTGGGACCGGGCGGGGCGGGGCGCGCGTTGCAGGATGA
- the infA gene encoding translation initiation factor IF-1, whose amino-acid sequence MAKKEGALELEGTVVEALPNAMFRVELKNGHRVLATISGKMRQHYIRILPSDRVVVELSPYDLTRGRIVFRHR is encoded by the coding sequence ATGGCCAAGAAAGAGGGAGCACTCGAGCTCGAGGGCACCGTGGTGGAGGCTCTGCCGAACGCCATGTTCCGTGTCGAGCTCAAGAACGGGCACCGTGTCCTTGCCACGATTAGCGGCAAGATGCGACAGCACTACATCCGGATCCTTCCTTCGGACCGGGTGGTTGTCGAGCTGTCCCCCTACGACCTGACCCGCGGACGTATCGTCTTCCGGCATCGCTGA
- the rpsM gene encoding 30S ribosomal protein S13 yields MARLIGVDLPRDKRLEVALTYIYGIGRTRAAETLAGTGISGDLRVNELTDEQLVALRDFIEANYHTEGDLRREVTADIRRKIEIGTYQGRRHRSGLPVRGQRTRTNARTRKGKKKAVAGKKKAK; encoded by the coding sequence ATGGCACGCCTCATCGGAGTCGACCTGCCGCGCGACAAGCGCCTCGAGGTCGCCCTGACCTACATCTACGGAATCGGTCGCACCCGCGCCGCCGAGACCCTCGCGGGCACCGGCATCAGTGGTGACCTGCGGGTCAACGAGCTGACCGACGAGCAGCTCGTGGCTCTGCGAGATTTCATCGAGGCCAACTACCACACCGAGGGCGACCTTCGCCGCGAGGTGACCGCCGATATCCGTCGCAAGATCGAGATCGGCACCTACCAGGGTCGTCGTCACCGCAGCGGCCTGCCGGTGCGTGGTCAGCGCACCCGCACCAATGCCCGTACCCGCAAGGGCAAGAAGAAGGCTGTGGCCGGCAAGAAGAAGGCCAAGTGA
- a CDS encoding DNA-directed RNA polymerase subunit alpha gives MLIAQRPTLTEEAISDNRSKFVIEPLEPGFGYTIGNALRRTLLSSIPGASVTSIKIEGTQHEFSTIEGVVEDVTEIILNLKELVLSSEEDEPVAMYMRKAGAGEVTAADINPPAGVVIHNPELHIATLNEDGKIEMELVVERGRGYVSSALNDNPDAEIGRIAVDSIYSPVLKVTYKVEATRVEQRTDFDRLILDVETKPSMLPRDAVASAGRTLVELFGLTRELNMEAEGIEVGPSPVDEQYAENLSVPVEQLNLTVRSYNCLKREGIHTVGELVSRSEQDLLDIRNFGSKSIDEVKEKLAELGLSLKDSAPGFDPIAAADRYEENGEDGDDDYAETEQY, from the coding sequence ATGCTCATCGCCCAGCGTCCCACGCTCACCGAAGAGGCCATCAGCGACAACCGCTCGAAGTTCGTCATCGAGCCCCTGGAGCCCGGTTTCGGGTACACCATCGGCAATGCGCTGCGCCGCACCCTGCTGTCGTCGATCCCCGGCGCCTCGGTGACCAGTATCAAGATCGAGGGGACCCAGCACGAGTTCTCCACGATCGAGGGCGTGGTCGAGGACGTCACCGAGATCATTCTGAACCTCAAGGAGCTGGTGCTGTCCTCGGAGGAGGACGAGCCGGTCGCCATGTACATGCGCAAGGCGGGTGCGGGTGAGGTCACCGCCGCCGACATCAACCCGCCGGCCGGCGTCGTGATCCACAATCCGGAGCTGCACATCGCCACCCTCAACGAGGACGGCAAGATCGAGATGGAGCTGGTCGTCGAGCGCGGACGCGGCTACGTGTCCAGCGCCCTCAACGACAACCCGGACGCCGAGATCGGCCGGATCGCCGTCGACTCGATCTACTCCCCGGTTCTCAAGGTCACCTACAAGGTGGAGGCCACCCGCGTCGAGCAGCGCACCGACTTCGACCGCCTCATCCTGGACGTCGAGACCAAGCCCTCCATGCTGCCGCGCGACGCCGTCGCCTCGGCCGGGCGCACGCTGGTCGAGCTGTTCGGGCTGACCCGAGAGCTCAACATGGAGGCCGAGGGCATCGAGGTCGGGCCGTCCCCGGTCGACGAGCAGTACGCCGAGAACCTGTCGGTCCCGGTCGAGCAGCTCAACCTCACCGTCCGCTCCTACAACTGCCTCAAGCGCGAGGGCATCCACACCGTGGGTGAGCTCGTCTCGCGGTCCGAGCAGGATCTGCTCGACATCCGCAACTTCGGGTCCAAGTCGATCGACGAGGTCAAGGAGAAGCTGGCCGAGCTGGGTCTGAGCCTCAAGGACTCCGCCCCGGGCTTCGATCCCATCGCCGCCGCCGACCGGTACGAGGAGAACGGCGAGGACGGGGACGACGACTACGCGGAGACCGAGCAGTACTGA
- the rpmJ gene encoding 50S ribosomal protein L36 yields MKVKPSVKKMCDKCKIIRRHGRVMVICENPRHKQRQG; encoded by the coding sequence ATGAAGGTCAAGCCGAGCGTCAAGAAGATGTGCGACAAGTGCAAGATCATTCGTCGCCACGGTCGTGTGATGGTCATCTGCGAGAACCCGCGCCACAAGCAGCGCCAGGGCTGA
- a CDS encoding adenylate kinase: MRLLIIGAPGAGKGTQATAIAEHYGIPAVSTGDIFRANIKGGTELGKKVKAIMDAGELVPDQVTDEIVADRLGADDAASGFLLDGYPRNLHQVEALDSYLKAEGLSLDAVVSLEVDPELLTDRLLKRAEIEGRADDNEETIRNRMSVYISQTEPLIDHYRQAGLLVPVDGVGEISQVRDRIFSALDARA, translated from the coding sequence ATGAGACTTCTCATCATCGGAGCGCCCGGAGCGGGCAAGGGCACCCAGGCGACCGCGATCGCCGAGCACTACGGCATCCCGGCGGTCTCCACGGGCGACATCTTCCGCGCGAACATCAAGGGCGGCACGGAGCTCGGCAAGAAGGTCAAGGCGATCATGGACGCCGGCGAGCTGGTCCCCGACCAGGTGACCGACGAGATCGTGGCCGACCGCCTCGGAGCCGATGACGCGGCCTCCGGCTTCCTGCTCGACGGCTACCCCCGCAACCTTCATCAGGTGGAGGCACTGGACAGCTATCTGAAGGCCGAGGGGCTGAGCCTCGACGCCGTGGTGAGCCTGGAGGTCGATCCCGAGCTGCTCACCGACAGGCTGCTCAAGCGGGCGGAGATCGAGGGCCGTGCCGACGACAACGAGGAGACCATCCGCAACCGGATGTCGGTGTACATCTCCCAGACCGAGCCGCTGATCGACCACTACCGTCAGGCCGGGCTCCTGGTACCGGTCGACGGCGTCGGGGAGATCTCGCAGGTGCGCGACCGCATCTTCTCGGCTCTGGATGCCAGGGCCTGA
- the map gene encoding type I methionyl aminopeptidase, whose protein sequence is MLGRNRIQIKTPEQIRTMRRAGLVVAEGLAAMGAAAVPGATTADLDRIGREVLARNNASSNFLNYGADWGIPPYPGVACISVNEVIVHGIPDARELHEGDTVSVDYGAIVDGWHGDGARTFLVGDVSDEVRELSEATRESMWAGIATIAAGARIGDVSAAVQISLESHERSYGIIREYTGHGIGTEMHMDPDVPNWGRAHRGPRITTGMCLCVEPMATLGSEDTATLDDEWTVRTVDGSWASHWENTVAVTDTGLWVLTEPDGGKAELEARGVPFGPID, encoded by the coding sequence ATGCTGGGACGCAACCGGATCCAGATCAAGACCCCTGAGCAGATCCGCACCATGAGGCGCGCGGGTCTGGTGGTCGCCGAGGGACTGGCGGCGATGGGCGCCGCGGCGGTGCCGGGTGCCACCACCGCCGATCTCGACAGGATCGGCCGCGAGGTGCTGGCCCGCAACAACGCCAGTTCCAACTTCCTCAACTACGGGGCCGACTGGGGCATCCCGCCCTACCCGGGGGTCGCGTGCATCAGCGTCAACGAGGTGATCGTGCACGGCATCCCGGATGCCCGGGAGCTGCACGAGGGCGACACCGTGTCGGTGGACTACGGCGCGATCGTCGACGGATGGCACGGCGACGGGGCGCGGACCTTCCTGGTCGGCGATGTCTCCGATGAGGTGAGAGAGCTGTCGGAGGCCACCCGGGAGTCGATGTGGGCCGGTATCGCCACCATCGCCGCCGGAGCCCGGATCGGCGATGTGTCCGCCGCCGTGCAGATCTCCCTGGAGTCCCACGAGCGGAGCTACGGCATCATTCGCGAGTACACCGGCCACGGGATCGGAACCGAGATGCACATGGATCCCGACGTCCCGAACTGGGGCCGGGCCCACCGCGGCCCGCGGATCACCACCGGAATGTGCCTGTGCGTCGAGCCGATGGCCACTCTCGGATCCGAGGACACCGCCACCTTGGACGACGAGTGGACGGTGCGCACCGTCGACGGGTCCTGGGCCAGCCACTGGGAGAACACCGTGGCCGTGACCGACACCGGCCTGTGGGTGCTCACCGAGCCCGACGGCGGGAAGGCCGAGCTGGAGGCCAGGGGAGTCCCCTTCGGCCCGATCGACTGA
- a CDS encoding ABC transporter family substrate-binding protein: MRKAAINAIALLAVGSLALTGCGQKNQNTGEKQAGATSSANLKLSDMNPQSRDKVKDGGSLRYSISLLPPNWNPLSVDGNGVDNLTIAHFTLPTNFDFDENAKPTVNKDYMESYDVKKAADNGGKLQVTLHLNPDAKWNSGRTIDYTDYLATWKANNGTNPAFKPATTDGFNQIEKIEKGAKATDVVVTFKSSYPDWTNVLGASPSVLPKEAVTDPKVYNEGMGSANFHPEWHTGPFTLDKIDQAQKTITLKRNDKWWGDKAKLDTVSFRELDESAQTKAFANKEIDVVDTIITKDGYSTAKQRSDAALREAGHLQWRHFTFNSKAGVLADKKVRQAVVKGINREAIARSDLAGLPVNPKDVMLGNHFFMPGQPGYKDNSTKYDPAAAKKELDAAGWKMSGDYRVKDGKQLAFNYSMLTGVPTSENEGALLQQNMKAIGIKVNLVNTASDTYQKVLQNHSFDTISFTWQGTDWPMNNVRQIYGAASEGSKQPSESNYAQIVDPAIEKLIPQIDTEEDQTKRQDLTNQADKIIWDNVHTLPLYRRVMFTAVPKNLANYGAATFQSYRPEDIGFTK; encoded by the coding sequence GTGCGCAAAGCGGCAATCAACGCCATCGCCCTACTGGCGGTGGGGTCCCTGGCCCTGACGGGTTGCGGGCAGAAGAATCAGAACACGGGAGAGAAGCAGGCGGGCGCCACGAGCAGCGCCAATCTGAAGCTGTCGGACATGAATCCGCAGTCCCGCGACAAGGTGAAGGACGGCGGCTCGCTGAGGTACTCCATCAGCCTCCTCCCGCCGAACTGGAACCCCCTCTCGGTGGACGGCAACGGCGTCGACAATTTGACGATCGCCCATTTCACCCTGCCGACCAACTTCGACTTCGACGAGAACGCGAAGCCGACCGTCAACAAGGACTACATGGAGTCCTACGACGTCAAGAAGGCCGCCGACAACGGCGGCAAGCTGCAGGTGACCCTGCACCTCAACCCCGACGCCAAGTGGAACTCCGGGCGCACGATCGACTACACCGACTACCTCGCCACTTGGAAGGCCAACAACGGCACGAACCCGGCCTTCAAGCCCGCCACCACCGACGGCTTCAACCAGATCGAGAAGATCGAGAAGGGCGCCAAGGCCACCGACGTCGTCGTGACCTTCAAGTCCTCCTACCCGGACTGGACCAACGTCCTCGGCGCCTCTCCCTCGGTGCTGCCGAAGGAGGCCGTGACCGATCCGAAGGTCTACAACGAGGGGATGGGCAGCGCCAACTTCCACCCCGAGTGGCACACCGGCCCCTTCACCCTGGACAAGATCGATCAGGCACAGAAGACCATCACCCTCAAGCGCAATGACAAGTGGTGGGGCGACAAGGCCAAGCTCGACACCGTCTCCTTCCGTGAGCTCGACGAGTCGGCGCAGACCAAGGCCTTCGCCAACAAGGAGATCGACGTCGTCGACACCATCATCACCAAGGACGGCTACAGCACCGCCAAGCAGCGCTCGGACGCGGCGCTGCGCGAGGCCGGGCACCTGCAGTGGAGGCACTTCACCTTCAACTCGAAGGCCGGCGTGCTCGCCGACAAGAAGGTGCGCCAGGCCGTCGTCAAGGGCATCAACCGCGAGGCCATCGCCAGGTCCGACCTGGCCGGCCTGCCGGTCAATCCCAAGGACGTCATGCTGGGCAACCACTTCTTCATGCCCGGTCAGCCCGGATACAAGGACAACTCGACCAAGTACGATCCCGCCGCTGCCAAGAAGGAGCTCGACGCGGCCGGCTGGAAGATGAGCGGCGACTACCGGGTCAAGGACGGCAAGCAGCTGGCCTTCAACTACTCGATGCTGACCGGCGTGCCGACCTCTGAGAACGAGGGCGCCCTGCTGCAGCAGAACATGAAGGCGATCGGCATCAAGGTGAACCTGGTCAACACGGCCTCGGACACCTACCAGAAGGTGCTGCAGAACCACAGCTTCGACACCATCTCGTTCACCTGGCAGGGCACCGACTGGCCGATGAACAACGTCCGCCAGATCTACGGCGCAGCCTCCGAGGGCTCCAAGCAGCCCAGCGAGTCGAACTACGCGCAGATCGTCGATCCGGCGATCGAGAAGCTCATCCCGCAGATCGACACCGAGGAGGATCAGACCAAGCGTCAGGACCTCACCAACCAGGCCGACAAGATCATCTGGGACAACGTCCACACGCTGCCGCTGTATCGGCGCGTGATGTTCACCGCGGTCCCGAAGAACCTCGCCAACTACGGCGCGGCGACCTTCCAGTCGTACCGTCCCGAGGACATCGGCTTCACGAAGTGA
- the rplQ gene encoding 50S ribosomal protein L17: MPKPTKGPRLGGTPAHERIILRNLASQLFEHGRVVTTVTKAKRVQPLAEKLINRAKNDTVANRREVNKKILDKSVVYTLFAEIAPTMEGRNGGYTRVTRIGNRKGDNAPMAVIEIVTDRIESAPATSDAAKSEINAAAAAVQAAEAAADEVEAEKTDEPAADEAEADDKAEEKTEA, translated from the coding sequence ATGCCGAAGCCCACGAAGGGTCCCCGCCTCGGCGGGACCCCCGCCCACGAGCGGATCATCCTGCGCAATCTCGCCAGCCAGCTCTTCGAGCACGGCCGTGTGGTGACCACCGTCACCAAGGCCAAGCGCGTCCAGCCGCTCGCCGAGAAGCTCATCAACCGGGCCAAGAACGACACCGTGGCCAACCGCCGCGAGGTCAACAAGAAGATCCTGGACAAGAGTGTCGTGTACACCCTGTTCGCCGAGATCGCCCCGACGATGGAGGGCCGCAACGGCGGCTACACCCGGGTCACCCGGATCGGCAACCGCAAGGGCGACAACGCCCCGATGGCCGTCATCGAGATCGTGACCGACCGCATCGAGTCGGCCCCGGCCACCTCCGATGCCGCGAAGTCGGAGATCAACGCCGCTGCCGCAGCGGTCCAGGCCGCCGAGGCCGCTGCCGACGAGGTCGAGGCCGAGAAGACCGACGAGCCCGCCGCCGACGAGGCTGAGGCCGACGACAAGGCCGAGGAGAAGACCGAGGCCTGA
- a CDS encoding DUF1707 SHOCT-like domain-containing protein, which translates to MNELPPSSKYVARAAEPVTDADRADLNTWLNDAYSDGKIDESTFREGLDTVYSAATLGDLVPVVAGLPTRQTYAEPALGTESSTAPGELTPHRALAPSTTLWLAVGGGALVLLLLILAVVLIF; encoded by the coding sequence GTGAACGAGCTCCCCCCATCCTCGAAGTACGTCGCCCGGGCCGCCGAACCTGTCACCGACGCCGACCGCGCGGACCTCAACACCTGGCTCAATGACGCCTACTCGGACGGGAAGATCGACGAGTCCACCTTCCGGGAGGGTCTCGACACCGTCTACAGCGCCGCGACTCTGGGGGATCTGGTGCCGGTGGTCGCAGGTCTGCCCACCCGGCAGACATACGCCGAACCGGCGCTGGGCACGGAGAGCAGCACGGCGCCCGGTGAGCTGACGCCGCATCGGGCTCTGGCGCCGTCGACGACACTGTGGCTGGCGGTCGGCGGGGGAGCCCTGGTCCTGCTGCTCCTGATCCTCGCGGTCGTCCTGATCTTCTGA
- the secY gene encoding preprotein translocase subunit SecY — MLHAFASAFKTPDLRKKIFFTLFILVIFRLGSTIPVPNVDVAKIDRCVAQSQTSSAAGLYSMINLFSGGALLQLAIFALGIMPYITSSIILQLLTVVIPKLEALKKEGASGQNKITQYTRYLTLVLGVLQATAFVTLATSGQLFRTCSDPIVVNDTSIFPIIVMVLTMTAGTTIVMWMGELITDRGVGNGMSILIFTQIAARFPDSLWQIKTSREGQGQAHAWFIFLLVIAVGLLVMAAVVFIEQGQRRIPVQYAKRMVGRRMFGGTSTYIPLKVNQSGVIPVIFASSILYLPVLYATFRPDGKAAQWISANFTRGDHPVYNIVYFLLIVFFCYFYVAITFDPVEMSDNMKKYGGFIPGIRAGKPTEDYLAYVLSRLTAPGSLYLGLISLIPTLAFVFLNANQNFPFGGTSILIVVGVGLDTIKQVESKLQQRSYEGFLTT; from the coding sequence ATGCTTCACGCTTTCGCCAGTGCCTTCAAGACACCGGACCTGCGCAAGAAGATCTTCTTCACGCTGTTCATCCTCGTGATCTTCCGGCTCGGCTCGACGATCCCGGTGCCCAACGTCGACGTCGCCAAGATCGACAGGTGCGTGGCGCAGTCCCAGACGAGCTCGGCCGCCGGGCTCTACTCGATGATCAACCTGTTCTCCGGTGGGGCGCTGCTGCAGCTGGCGATCTTCGCGCTGGGCATCATGCCCTACATCACCTCGTCGATCATCCTGCAGCTGCTCACCGTGGTGATCCCGAAGCTGGAGGCCCTCAAGAAGGAGGGCGCCTCCGGGCAGAACAAGATCACCCAGTACACCCGCTACCTCACCCTGGTGCTGGGCGTCCTGCAGGCCACCGCATTCGTCACCCTGGCCACCAGCGGGCAGCTCTTCCGCACCTGCTCCGACCCGATCGTCGTCAACGACACCTCGATCTTCCCGATCATCGTCATGGTGCTCACCATGACCGCCGGCACCACGATCGTCATGTGGATGGGCGAGCTCATCACCGACCGCGGCGTCGGCAACGGCATGTCGATCCTCATCTTCACCCAGATCGCGGCCCGCTTCCCCGACTCCCTGTGGCAGATCAAGACCAGCCGCGAGGGACAGGGTCAGGCCCACGCCTGGTTCATCTTCCTCCTGGTCATCGCTGTCGGTCTGCTGGTGATGGCCGCCGTCGTCTTCATCGAGCAGGGTCAGCGGCGCATCCCCGTCCAGTACGCCAAGCGGATGGTGGGCCGGCGGATGTTCGGCGGGACCAGCACCTACATCCCGTTGAAGGTCAACCAGTCCGGCGTCATCCCGGTGATCTTCGCCTCCTCGATCCTCTATCTCCCGGTGCTGTACGCCACCTTCCGGCCGGACGGCAAGGCCGCCCAGTGGATCAGCGCCAACTTCACCCGGGGCGACCACCCGGTCTACAACATCGTCTACTTCCTGCTGATCGTCTTCTTCTGCTACTTCTACGTGGCCATCACCTTCGACCCCGTAGAGATGAGCGACAACATGAAGAAGTACGGAGGCTTCATCCCCGGAATCCGCGCCGGCAAGCCGACCGAGGACTACCTTGCATATGTGCTGTCCCGGCTCACCGCACCCGGATCGCTGTACCTGGGCCTCATCTCCCTGATCCCGACCCTGGCCTTCGTCTTCCTGAACGCGAATCAGAACTTCCCGTTCGGCGGCACCAGCATCCTCATCGTCGTGGGTGTCGGGCTGGACACGATCAAGCAGGTCGAGAGCAAACTTCAACAACGCAGCTATGAAGGATTCCTGACAACATGA
- the rpsD gene encoding 30S ribosomal protein S4 translates to MARYTGPLTKKSRRLGTDLVGNDKSFERRPYPPGVHGRGRTKDSEYSLQLREKQKARYAYGVLEKQFSRYYEEAARSTGKTGDLLLQILESRLDNVVYRSGLAATRRQARQLVSHGHFLVNGKKVNIPSYRVTAHDIIDVREKSKNLHPIVVARETFESRDVPAWLEVRPNRGRILVHQLPTREQIVIDVNEQSIVELYSK, encoded by the coding sequence ATGGCCCGTTACACCGGCCCCCTGACCAAGAAGTCCCGTCGCCTCGGGACAGACCTCGTCGGAAACGACAAGTCGTTCGAGCGTCGCCCCTACCCGCCGGGCGTCCACGGCCGCGGCCGTACCAAGGACTCCGAGTACTCGCTGCAGCTGCGTGAGAAGCAGAAGGCGCGTTACGCCTACGGCGTCCTCGAGAAGCAGTTCAGCCGCTACTACGAGGAGGCTGCCCGCAGCACCGGCAAGACCGGCGACCTGCTGCTGCAGATCCTCGAGTCCCGGCTGGACAACGTCGTGTACCGCTCCGGACTGGCCGCCACCCGCCGCCAGGCCCGTCAGCTCGTGAGCCACGGCCACTTCCTGGTCAACGGCAAGAAGGTCAACATCCCTTCCTACCGGGTGACCGCCCACGACATCATCGATGTCCGTGAGAAGTCGAAGAACCTGCACCCGATCGTCGTCGCCCGCGAGACCTTCGAGTCCCGCGACGTCCCGGCATGGCTCGAGGTGCGCCCCAACCGCGGCCGCATCCTCGTGCACCAGCTGCCGACCCGCGAGCAGATCGTGATCGACGTCAACGAGCAGAGCATCGTCGAGCTCTACTCCAAGTGA